The Onychostoma macrolepis isolate SWU-2019 chromosome 20, ASM1243209v1, whole genome shotgun sequence nucleotide sequence TGCCTCTTGGGATTTTGGGGCTTTAGGTTTTGTCGCCGGTGCTTTGGTTTCCTCAGAGGCAGCTGCGGCTTTCTCAACGTGTTCCTCTTTGAGGGGCTCTTGTTTGGGTGGCTCTGGTTCAGGTAGCTCAAGTTTAACAGCTTCATCTTTGCAATCTTCTTTCAAGACAGGCTTCGGCTGCTCTTCTTTGAGGGGCTCTTGTTTGGGTGGCTCTCGCTCAGGTAGCTCAGGTTTAACAGCTTCATCTTTGCAATCTTCTTTCAAGACAGGCTTCGGCTGCTCTTCTTTGAGGGGCTCTTGTTTGGGTGGCTCTGGTTCAGGTAGCTCAGGTTTAACAGCTTCATCTTTGCAATCTTCTTTCAAGACAGGCTTCGGCTGCTCTTCTTTGAGGGGCTCTTGTTTGGGTGGCTCTGGTTCAGGTAGCTCAAGTTTAACAGCTTCATCTTTGCAATCTTCTTTCAAGACAGGATTCGGCTGCTCTTCTTTGAGGGGCTCTTGTTTGGGTGGCTCTGGTTCAGGTAGCTCAAGTTTAACAGCTTCATCTTTGCAATCTTCTTTCAAGACAGGCTTCGGCTGCTCTTCTTTGAGGGGCTCTTGTTTGGGTGGCTCTGGTTCAGGTAGCTCAGGTTTAACAGCTTCATCTTTGCAGTCTTCTTTCAAGACAGGCTTCGGCTGCTCTTCTTTGAGGGGCTCTTCTTTGGGTGGCTCTGGTTCAGGTAGCTCAGGTTTAACAGCTTCATCTTTGCTGTCTTCTTTCATGACAGGCTTTTGCTGAGTGAATTCCTGTTCAATCGTCTCTTCTGCTTTTGTCACCTCTTTCTGGCTTGCTTCCTCTTTGGCAGTCTCTTGTTTCCCTGTCTGTTGTTCAGTGATCTCTGGCTCTTGAGGAAGTTTGGATTCTGTCTCAGGTCTGGCGGAGGTGGGTACTAATGGCTTCTCTTCGTTTACTCTAGCAGCTTCtggtttgttttcttctgtggTAGAGGGTTCCTCTTGTGTTGATTCTGGTTTATCCGCTGGTTTGTTGGATTCAAGTTTGGGAGCCTCAGGAATTGCTGGAATCTTTTCTGCCATCTTCTCTTCTTCACTATCAGATTCTCCAGCATCATCTGTTATGGAACTTACCAAGGAAGCTGCAAACTCCTGCAGACGGATCTGCTCCTCTCGCAGCCTCTTCATCTCTGCGGTCAACATTGGGTTGGTAGCCAGCTCAGGAAGTTGGACAAGCTCTGGAAGCTCACCTACCGGGGGCAAGTCCACCACAGGTGCTAGAGTCACCTTTTCTGAGGACCGTATTTCTTTAATCTTGTCATATAGACTTTTTCTTTCATCCTGCAGTGCTCGGCACAGAGTCTCCAGACGGTCGACTTTTAAAGTGAAGAGTTCAAACTCTTTGGCCTTTTCTGATCTCTGTTGGAGTAGAGTTAATCAGTTAGTAAGTGAAACGCTAATGGTCAAATACTAACACATTGTGTGTAAATTACCTGCTCAATCATATCAACAAGAGCTTTATTGCAGCTTTCAAACCGTGTCTTCCATATACTTGACTCCTTTTCCAGTTTTTTCATCTTCTTTGTCATCTATTCAAGTAAAAACATGATCAGCATGAGActtatattctttaaaaaagacaaaGGCATTTTAATTCAAGTTGTTCActggaaattattttttttaaataacaagcGTTTTTGTCTAAGTTTACAGTTGAAATATTCAAAAGTCCTTGAAGCAATACACCATTACTAGAAACACcactatataatatattaagcCTTTTCAGAGAATGTAGCTTTAATATGAGTGTATTTTATCTTACTGCATCAGCAGATTTGTCACTtgttttaagtataaataaGTTCAAATCAAGTGGGTGACAGTgcaaagtacacttttaaataaactttttctggaaaaaaaaagtcttaatatcttatgcagtgttgcttctcaagtaaatttatctCGTAGATAttttcactggaaaacaagtaagaaataaaactaagaagaagttgtttttcacacttttttCCTATTAACTCTTGGATCTAGACTGTAAAAGTGTGCACAATACAACAAACCTTATCCATCTCCTGTTTGAAAGTGATGTAGATTTCATTGCTTTTTGATAATGTGTTCTGGAACTCATCAAACTTCTGGGAGTACAACACAAGCTGTAAGAAAAGAATTAGAGTTAGCATCATTCAGAAAATCATTGTAAATTAATGCCTAGGAGTAGCGTAAGAAAAACAtgcatgatgatgatgatgacattTGTACTTATCAGCTTGGCCTTCCTTTTCAATTATTATATATAGatcttattttgaaaaaaaacatgaattatttatttatttatttatgaagaatgaattaatacattaatgatttaatggataaaataaatacatatttaaatattgatttatttttatccattcatacattcatacatccattcattcattcattaattcttCTGTTTACATTATGGATGTAAAGATGAAAGAGTTAATTACTAATTTTGCAGCTGCACTTTACTCAGTCCATCTGCAATTAGTCAAAGCAAATATTCCATTCAAAAACACAGTGCTTTAAATAAGTGAACACTTTCTGCAATGACTCAGTATGCAATGTGCAAGGCATCACTTATTATTTATAATGGCAGCAGTGAAACTCATCCAGGTTGTATTTACTGTTCAGCACTAGTGGCACTTGTGAACTATAATAATTCActaaaatgctatatttctGTCTGTGTTGTCACAATAGAGCCATGAAAGCGAGGAAGCCTTCATACAACCATCAACATAATTAGCTTCAACAGAGCTTCATCATCTTGATTCAGAGACAGTGCGATGTTGTCACGTTCATTTCCTTAAAGAATTCATCAGAATCTAGATGATTTATCTGCTCTAAGACAGAATgataatatttctcaatatgcaccacttttatgatgctttcATGTCCTTTTTGTAACTGGAAAACCTCACTccttatttattgtaattgcaTAAAAAAgtattcttcaaaatttctccttttgtgttccactgaacaCAGATTtgacaggtttgaaacaacatgagggtaagtaaatcaAGACAGAATTTACGCAAAATTgtaaaactctttaaaaaatgtagtcATCCATctaagctgaaatgtgttcaGACAGTGCATTTAGTGCAATTGCACCTAATGGCTATG carries:
- the txlnba gene encoding LOW QUALITY PROTEIN: beta-taxilin (The sequence of the model RefSeq protein was modified relative to this genomic sequence to represent the inferred CDS: inserted 1 base in 1 codon), producing MMEGSDQISENANEQVNXPEEQPVDPMEDFSRQLEDIINTYGAASSLMQEQISILESEERKEEEEKREEEEKKEEEAKADKEANPQEAGASTEKEQIADKKLLKGLGKEAASLLQSLNKLGSPEEKVEMVLKKYTELVEEHRTEKKQLEQLQQRQSLLVKQRDQLQFEHSRAILARSKLEMLCRELQRHNRTLKDETLQRLREDEMKRKEISAHFQSTLVDIQNQIEQHSNRNNKLCQENSELASKLKTIIEQYERREVSLEKIFKHRDLQQKLSDAKLEEANMLLSQAEEKHKREKEYLLKEAIDKTKKCYAMKEQELQMKKQLVLYSQKFDEFQNTLSKSNEIYITFKQEMDKMTKKMKKLEKESSIWKTRFESCNKALVDMIEQRSEKAKEFELFTLKVDRLETLCRALQDERKSLYDKIKEIRSSEKVTLAPVVDLPPVGELPELVQLPELATNPMLTAEMKRLREEQIRLQEFAASLVSSITDDAGESDSEEEKMAEKIPAIPEAPKLESNKPADKPESTQEEPSTTEENKPEAARVNEEKPLVPTSARPETESKLPQEPEITEQQTGKQETAKEEASQKEVTKAEETIEQEFTQQKPVMKEDSKDEAVKPELPEPEPPKEEPLKEEQPKPVLKEDCKDEAVKPELPEPEPPKQEPLKEEQPKPVLKEDCKDEAVKLELPEPEPPKQEPLKEEQPNPVLKEDCKDEAVKLELPEPEPPKQEPLKEEQPKPVLKEDCKDEAVKPELPEPEPPKQEPLKEEQPKPVLKEDCKDEAVKPELPEREPPKQEPLKEEQPKPVLKEDCKDEAVKLELPEPEPPKQEPLKEEHVEKAAAASEETKAPATKPKAPKSQEAKAKASKAQPKKQASAKKKGSAKGPNKS